The following is a genomic window from Planctomycetia bacterium.
CAAATGCGTTTCCGCAGGACTTGCACTTAGTCTTCTTCCCTAGATCGCTGATCTCTGCTGCAAAAATGTGAGAACATGACGGACACTGGGTTCTCTCAAACATCCCTCGGCCTCCTCGAAACCTGACGATCAAGACTCACGTTGGTTTAGCCCTTTCCAATTGCATTGTTCGGAGATTGTGATTGACGTATTTCCCCTTTATTAACCATCCAAGACAGACGCTAATTACGATTGGGTCATGTCCCTTATGGGCAAGTGCGTTCTCGGCCTCAACAATTGAAATCCTGGAATCGACTGCGGCATTGAGTATCTCACGTAGGTCGCAAATAAGTTGCGTGCATGGTTCTGGTCCGCCGATCTGCCAATACTTTACTTCGAGTTCCGTCCATACCCCTATAGGGGTCTGATAAAACCGGCGACACTCTTTCTGTCGATCGTTCTCACATTGATCAATATCATTGCTGATGGCACAAGGCGATATTCTCATAGTTGCACCAGCACTGTTTGATAATTCTGTCGGTTCGGGCCACTCAAACTGTTCTGCTGTTGGATCAAACGACATGATTGCTCCAAGTTGCTTGTTGACCGTTCACACTTCCGGCGAATTGCGCCAACTACGCCTTCCAAACCACTGAACCCCTTAGGGGCACGAATCATTCGAATCGCGAAAACTCCACTTCTACTTCGCTTCCTTCTGCCCGGCGTTCTTTACCGCGTTGAGTTCCACCCGCAGCGCGTCGAGTTCAAACACGTTACTCGCGGGCATCCTGGGACACACGAATCCGCTCACCACGGATCGTAATAATGGCCCCGGCTTCAAGAGCCTCTCCGTGGTTTTCCAACACCATTTTCAGTAAGTCAATCCGCCGTTGGACGGCCACGTCCGGCATTCGGATGATCCCTGCGTGTGGCTGGTCACGCACAAACACCAGTGCGCCAAAGTCTTTGTCAATGGTGATAAGAACCCTGCCCTGCTCGCGGGCCCACCGCAGTAGAATTTCGTCGCCAGGGTCCGGCCCGAGCGCCGGAGCATAGATTGAATCATGCCCCGATTCCCTGAGCCAATCGGACAAGCGCAACCCAATGCACCGATCCACCAGGAATCTCATGCCGACACTCTGACGCAATCCAGTGAGTCATTCGCAATCACCGCGTGGGCATAAGCGAGACACGCCTGAATATCCTCCGGTTTGAGGTCCGGGTAGTCGCCAAGCAGCGTTTCGACAGTCTCGCCTTGGGCCAAGAGGCTCAGGATCAATTCCACCGATATGCGCATGTCACGAACGATCGGCTTGCCGCCGAAAACGTCCGGGCGCGACGTGATGCGTTCCAGCAGACCTTCTTTCGTCATCGCAATGTCTCCCGTAGGTCTACGCTATTGTATCCCCTGGCAACAACTGACTCCAAGAGTTACTTCGCTTCCTTCTGCCCCGCGTTCTTCACCGCGTTCAGCTCCGCGCGCAGCGCGTCGAGTTCGTCCACGTCCTTGGCGTGTTCCGCCTCGCTTTCCGCCTCGATCATCGCGTCGATCTCCTGCTCGGTCACGACTTCCCTCGGCACCTCGGCCGTGTCGCTCGCGGCGATGTCCTCGACCGTCTCGAGGAACATGCTCATCCGCTCTTCCATGCTCTGACTCTGGGCCATCGCCTTTTCCCACTCGGTCTGGGTGCGCACGAGGTCGGTCTGGCCGAACATCCGGCCGATCTCCGAGGCCATCGTCCCCATCGCCTGGGCGAAATCGCTCGACGCCTCGGCCTGCCGTTTGATGATCAGCGCGTTCTTCACGGCGAGCAGTTGCCGCTCGAGCATCTTCTTCACCGTCGCCGTCTTCTTGAGCGAGTTGCGGATGAAGATGTACTGCGAGTTATCGCCGATCTGCTTGGCCCGTCGGGCGTTCTTGATGAACTCGTTGGTGAACTTGTTCTGCTCCGAGATCGACTTCTCAATCCGCCGGATGCCCTGGCGAATCTTGATGTCCCGCTCGATCCGCCGCTCTTCTTCGCTCTTGAATAGACTCATCTCGGCTCCTCGCCTTCTCGCCGTCGCTCAATGGTCACTGCCTCGCTGCGCGATTCGTCGCTGTCCTCGGCCTCGCCTGACAAGGCCTTGACCGCCTGCTCGTGCGCCGTCGTGTCGCTCGTCAACCGATGCCCGCAGCGACCGCAATAGGTCGCCCGCAGATTCACCACCGGCGCGGTACAGCTCGGGCAGGCCGCCGGCGTCTTCGTCTCATAGGCCGCGTCATCCATCAGGAACGCTTCGAGCATCGCCCCGATACTCGAACTCCGCGGATGCTCCCCGAAAGAAATCGCGGCGATCGTCTGTCCTCGCTTTCGGCTCAATTCCACATCGACATACGCCCGGTGCTTCGGCTTATCGAGAAAATAGGTCGAGGCCATCTGAAGCATGCCGGAGATGCCATCATCGGTCCTGCCATGCTGCGCCGGCACATCGGCATCCGCCTCGATCCGCAGACACTCCGCATACCACGGCGTCGTCACCTTGCAGCCCCGCCGCGCGGCGAACTGCATGATCGCCCGGCGAACCTGGTCCTTGCTGTGATCGACCGCCGCTTCGAGTGCCACCGCTATGCCCCTTCAGCCGACTTGTGTCGCTCCCGGACGCGCTTGTCCGCCTCGTCGAAGGCCTGACTCGCGTCGTCGATGAGCCCCGTGTCCATCTGTTCCCAGACATCGAGCACCTGCTTGGAGCCCGGCGTGAGAATCGACTCGCCTTCTTCCTCGCCGATCGACAGCATCGAGTCGAGCCGCTCCTGATACATATCCGCCGTGATCTTGTCGTTCTCGATCATCTTCTCCAGCGTCACGAGGTCGCGCTCGCCGATCATCCCCAGCCGCGAGCCCATCGACTTGGCCTTATCCGCGTTCTCCCGCAGCATGCGCATCCGCGAGACGGTCAGGTACTCCTTCGTGCGCATATTGAGCTGACGGCCGGCCATGAGCTGCTCGGTCGTCTTCAGGTCGAACTCCTGCGCCAGAATCCGCCGCACTTCGGGCGATTTCTCCTGCCGGCCCTTCTCGAAGATCTCCTGCTTCTTCGTCGCACAGTCGCTGACCCGTTTGAGCAGTTGCTCGCGGTCGCGCCCCAGGAGCAGTTCCTGTCGCCGAAGCTCCTGCCGCGTCATCTGCGACAGGGACTTGTTTCGCTTTGTCAGCCAGTCGAATAATCCCATGCTCCGCCCGTTCTATCTGCTAAGACTCTGCGTCACTCCGCCTGCGGCCCGCTACGCTCGCGCGACGGCGCCTGTGTCTTGGCTGTCTGCGACTCGCCGACGGCCGGTGTCTTCTCCGGCGGGGCCTTCTCCTCGTCGCCGCCCTGAAGCTCCTTCAGAATTGCCGCCTCATCGTCCGACATGGCCGACTGCGCCATGTTCACTTCCAGGCTGCTCACCAGATCGTCGCTGGCCGTCAGTTGCTCCAGCATCTCCTCGGCGTTCACCGCCGCCTCGGTCAGTTCCTCGCTCGACGGCAGATGAGCGATGCTTCCGGTCTGGGCCAGTTGCAGGTTGTGAATGTGCGTGCTGATGATGTTGATCTGCTTGGACAGCAGCGCCGCGCTGGTGTTGCACCGGCTGATGTCCTTGCGCATGTGGGAGATCTGCGCGGCGATGCGCCGCTTCACCACGTTCGACGTCGCCGTCTTGCCCTCGTCGACGAGCTGCGTCTCCTTCTTTTCCAGCTTGCCGATGTCGTCGTACATCCGGTTCAGCCGGTCGGACAGCGCCGCCCGCCGCTCGGAGAGCAGGTTGATCTTCTTCGCCTCGTCCCCTTCACTGAAAAAGAGACTGCGAACCCATTCGAACATCGACATCGAACCAACCTCCTCGCCCGAGTACATACCCGCGCCGCGGAAGAGCAGATATTCGCCGGATCGCCTTGAGACGCGCAGGTCCGGGTCGCTCCTTGCGGCGGTTTCAAACGCCTGCTGCACCACCTTGACCGGCAGCTCCAGCCGAGCCGCCATGCTGCTCGCCGACAGACCGCCGGTCAGCAGATCGGTGCTGCGCTCCTCGATCTCCCGGCGAACCCGATCGATCTTCTGAGCGACATTCTCCGGATTAAACAGCTTCAGCAGCCGTTCGTCGATCTTCCGCCCGGGCGATGATATTTTCCACCCGCCGGCCGACGCCGGCTCCACCAGCACCAGGGTCACATTGGGAATATCGAGCGGCGCGCGATACACACTTTCTTCAAAGCCGCTCGGACTGCACACGCCGATAACATGCGGCGCCCGAAGGTCCGTCGTCAGCGACCGAACATGCGACGCCAACTGCACCAGCGTCACCGGACCGGGCGGCGTGTCCGGCGTCAGCAGCGGCTCCGGCGGGACCAGCGTCGTCGCGACCGTCACCCCCTGGAGCTTCCGCCAGAAGAATAGCCGCCGCGCCCACTGACGGATGACAAACCCCTTGCCCTGCGGCAACTCGGCCGCCAGCGCCCGATCGTGCAGTCGCCGGTCGATCATCGCCGCGCGCACGCGCTCGCCGGAGTCGATCTCCTGAAACGTGGTGAGCCTGCCGCGGTCGTAGCGCGAACCCGCCTCGCGGATGTTCTGCTGAACCCCCACGAGATAAGCCGACTCCATTTCTATTGCGCGTTTCGCAGCGGGGTTTACCATATTGGCCGACTCATTCTCCTGCCTTGATGAAACGTTTGCGATGGCGTCTAAAGCGAGAGGCAGTTGACTGATCTAATGCTGTTCGCCTTCGCGGGCCGCGTGGCCGCACAACCGGCAGAACTTCGCATGACCGGGGTTCATCGCCCGGCATTGGGGTCGCGGGCATCGCCACGGCTCCATCCACTCCTCTTCGGAAAGGGAATTGCCGTTTCTGTCGTACATATTGTCCAGTTCCCTGCCGTTATCCCAGCCCGGCCCTCGAATGACCCTCAGAAGGCAGGAAAACACAAAAATGGTAAACCCGGCAAAGAAGAGCAGGGCAAACAACGGCATCCCGGTTGACCAGATAACCATGGTCTATCCCCCCGTCGCCATCAGCTCGCCGCCGCAGTGAATGCAGAACCGGTCGTCCGACTCCGGATAGCCGCCGCATTGAGGACATTTTCGCAGGGTCGCCGTTAACTGCTTGCCGCATGAAATGCAGAAATTGTCGCCCGCCTCGATCGGCGCACGGCACGATGGGCATGCCCCCCCGGATATCGGACGCGCGCCCGGGACACGATTCACCGGAATCGCCGGAACCGTTGGAACCGTCGGTATCGTCGCCGCGCTCACCGGCCGCGCCTCCGATTGACCAATGGCCCGAAGGACATCCGCCGCGCCGGGGAACCGCCGCTCGCGCCGCGTGTAGAGTCTCGCGAAGACTGGATCGATCCACGGCGGCAAGGCCTCGCGCAGATGCGACGGCATGTCGCTCCCGCTGGGCCGCTGACCGGTGATGAGTTCAAACAGCACGATGCCGACGGCGTACAAATCGCTCCGCGCGTCGGTCGCCTCGCCGTCGCGCTGCTCCGGGGCCATGTAGGCGATCGTCCCGGAGATGTTCTTGCCGTCTTCGGCGAGCAGACTGCCCGATTGCATGATGCTGTTGGCCGTCACTTCGCCCACTCGCCCGAGCCCGAAGTCCGTGACCTTCACGTCATCGACGCCCAGCTCTTCGACCGGCTTCTCCTTGCCGCCCGCGATGAGAATGTTGGCCGGCTTGATGTCTCGATGAATAACGCCATTGGCGTGGGCGTGCTCCAGGCCCTCCAGGATGCCGCGCAAGATCCGATGCGCCGTACGCACCGGCATCCCCTCGCGATACCGCTTGATCCACCCTTCCAGCGAGAGACCGTCCACGAACTCCATCACCAGATAGGGCGTCTCCGCGTAGGGATCGAGGCCAATGGCCCGGACGATGTTCTTGTGGCGCAGGCCGTGAATCGTGCAGCCCTCTTTTTGAAGATTGCGCACGAACTGCGAATCGGTCGGGACCTTGATGGCGACGATCTCTTCTTTCCAGACGTGGTGCCGGGCCTTCCAGACCTGTCCAAAGCTGCCCGCGCCGACCATCTCGACGAGGACGTATTCGCTGATGCGGTCGCCGGCTTGTGGACCGTTCATGCTGTACCCTTCATGGACGATGGGGTCACTGACATCGACACGTGTCGAGCGTCATGGTCCCACATGCCTCGCCAGCGACTCACAAATGACGAAATTATAGGCCGCTGCGGCGGCGAAACCAACGATCAACACGAACCATGCGAGACTGCCGGAGACTCCTCCGCCTGCCAGCCACAGCGCGAGCAGTATATCCAGTAGACAATACGTACCGAGCAGCCCCAGGCTCACGATCGCCGCGCCGGAAGCCGTCGTCTGCTTGGCCTGTATGGCAAGCAGCGGTCGCATGAACAGGTAACTCGACCACGGCAGAGCGGCCACGACCACCAGCCAGATCAGCGTGTACTTGACCACGTTGCCGAAGGCCTTGACCGAGTCCGGATTCTGATAGCACCAGAACCCCCCCGCCGCCACGGCGATGAAGATCGCCGCCGTCGCCACCTTGGCCCCCACGAACTTCCCAATGTCCGCTAGTATCACGCGAGACTCCTCACGATCCGCCCCATTTTGAATATACCACACCCCGCCACGCCGCGGGCTTACAAACCTGTGTTGTGTTTGGAACGGCTTTTCTTCGCGGAAAGGCCGAATTCTTCCGCGCGATCGCCCTAAATAGTAGGGTGGGCTCTGCCCGCCACGTCCCCCTAGCGGATTACCCTGGCAATCTGAACGAGCCCGAAGATCGCGCCAGGCGTCAAAGCATTCACCCGCAAAATCCGCGAAGCTTTATCGCATCCGCCCATAGGGCGCACCAAGCGCCCGTGCATTCGCCCATAGGGCGCACCAAGCGCCCCTGCATTCGCCCATAGGGCGCACCAAGCGCCCCTGCATTCGCCCGTAGGGCGCACGATGGTTGCCAGTGACTTCAGTCACTGGAAAAGAACGCCACTACATCCCCGCCCGGAGGGCGGACGACTCTCTGTGGAACACCGCGTTCCCAAAAAACGCGTTCCCCCGCCGTCGACCGCGCCGACTCATTCCCACCCCAACGACGCCCAACAATCCAAGCATCCCCGGCTCCGGCACCGGCGTCCCCCAGAACTCCCAGGTGATGTTCGCATCAAATCGCGTCCCCGGCCCACAGTCGCACGGCGGATCGTAGGCTTCCACGGTGATGTCGTGAACAATGAGGCGTACGGATTCCAATTGCCACCCGGCCAGGTCCGGCGCTCCGCCGAGCATTTCTGATTCCATGAAGCCGGGCCCGCCACCGCCGCAACCTTCTGCATAACCGAGCGAAACGATGAAGTCGTCCTGACCATCCGAAACCAGCGCCGCGAATTCACTAAATGCCGGGGAGTTGCTGGGTGTGAAGTCGATGAAGCCGGCCTCGCCGTCCCCCCAGAATCGCAGCCCTTGGCCGAGCGTAACGATGTGCGTGAAACCCTGCGAATCATGTTCGAGAAAGAACTGTGTCCTTGTGGACTGACATGGTGCGGGACCGGCACCGGCGTGCAGACTAAACGAGCTCAGCAACGTACCTGCCTTCAGCGGCGAAGGCAGGATCGAGAGTATGAAGAGGCCGAGAGCCGCTTGAATATGAACACGGCGTAGCACCATTCCTCCTTGAAAGCGTGCCGGTTACACATACTGAATATCGGCAGGCTGCACGGCCCATGCCCGCGATTTCATCCCGAAGCCGCCCCACGGCGCGAGCGCGGAGCAAGAATGAACAAATAGAGACCAATCCACCCACGCCCCGCGAGGTAGCGCGATGTCACCGGTACCGACAACTTCAACTGCGAGGCCGAGACCCCAAACTTGCAGCCTAAAGCCTACCGCCTACAGCCTCGCGCCTCAGGTCGTTTCCACCAAAAACCGCCTAAAACGCGAACCGCCCCAACACATGCCTGCCGCAAGAGTTGCAAACGAAAAAAATCGCGTGTGTCACTATATGTCACCTTCGATTGCCGCGATTCCCGTAGCGTCCGGCGCCCCTGCCGGACGAATGACACAGGAGACCTTCGGAATGAAACCGCGCCCACTCGCCGCCGCTCAAAGTCTTGTCGTTTTGACTTTTTGGCGTTTTGACGTTTTCACCAAAAACCGCCCAAAACGCGAAGCGCCCCAACACGTGCCCGCCACAGCGCTTGGCATCGTTCGCCCGCGTGTGTGTCACCTTATGTCACCTTGGTCTTGGCGGCCCCAGCGCCCGGATTCTCGGGCCCGCCGCTTGTTGATGTCGCGTTGCGCGGGCCGCCTCCCGCTCGATTACTCGGCAAAGAACCGCCCATCGTCCGCATATGTGCGCCCCTCTCATTTCTTGACAGCCCCGCCGAATTGGCCGAAACTATGGGGCTCCAATGCGCGTCAGGTTTGCCTCGTGTCAGGGTCTGTCGGACAGCCCCGCCGGCGCTCGAATGCGGATTTACCGTCCGGAGACTTAGCAACATGCCCAAAGCCATCGACATTCGCAAAGGCCAGGCGGTCATCTGGGAGGACAAGCTCTGGATCGTCCACGAGTCCACCCGCGTCGCCAAAGGCAACTGGCGAAGCTACATGCAGCTCAAGTTCAAGAACTTCAAGACCGGTCAGATCGTCGACAACCGCTTCAACATGGACGAGAACTTTGAATCGCCCCATGTCGAGGACCGGCCCTTTGAATACCTCTATAAGGATGGCGACAACTTCATCCTCATGGACGTCAACAACTTCGAGCAGATTCACGCCTCGGCCGAGATCATGCCCGACGCCGACAAGTACCTCAAAGGCAACGAGCGCGTCAGCGCCAAGCTCATGGACGGCCAGGTCATCGGCGTCGAACTGCCCAACGTCGTCGAGCTCACCGTCACCGACGCCCCGCCCGTTGTCAAAGGCGCCACGGCGACCAACCAGAGCAAGGAAGCCACCCTCGAGACCGGCCTCGTCGTCCGCGTGCCTCCGTTCATCGTTAATGGCGAAGTCATCCGCGTCGACACGCGCACCGGCGAGTACCTCGAACGCGCTTAGCCCCCGCGTCACCCCACAAGTTCGCGCAGCATGGCAAGGCCGTCCGCCGCGTCAAGCCGGCTCCGGCGGCTCCGCGTCCACTTTCCGCGCTTCCAGCATCCGCCCCACCAATAGCCCCGCTTCAAACAGCCCGTACATCGGCACTGCCAGCATCATCATCGTGGCCACGTCCGGCGTCGGCGTCAGCACCGCCGCGAAGATCGCCACGGCGAGCAAAACGTATCGCCGCGCCGCGCCGATCCGATCCGCCGGCACGATCCCCATCATGATGAGAAACACCACCACAATCGGTATCTGGAATCCGATCCCGAACGCCAGCGCC
Proteins encoded in this region:
- a CDS encoding DUF5615 family PIN-like protein, with product MRFLVDRCIGLRLSDWLRESGHDSIYAPALGPDPGDEILLRWAREQGRVLITIDKDFGALVFVRDQPHAGIIRMPDVAVQRRIDLLKMVLENHGEALEAGAIITIRGERIRVSQDARE
- a CDS encoding DUF433 domain-containing protein, with product MTKEGLLERITSRPDVFGGKPIVRDMRISVELILSLLAQGETVETLLGDYPDLKPEDIQACLAYAHAVIANDSLDCVRVSA
- a CDS encoding protein kinase, whose protein sequence is MNGPQAGDRISEYVLVEMVGAGSFGQVWKARHHVWKEEIVAIKVPTDSQFVRNLQKEGCTIHGLRHKNIVRAIGLDPYAETPYLVMEFVDGLSLEGWIKRYREGMPVRTAHRILRGILEGLEHAHANGVIHRDIKPANILIAGGKEKPVEELGVDDVKVTDFGLGRVGEVTANSIMQSGSLLAEDGKNISGTIAYMAPEQRDGEATDARSDLYAVGIVLFELITGQRPSGSDMPSHLREALPPWIDPVFARLYTRRERRFPGAADVLRAIGQSEARPVSAATIPTVPTVPAIPVNRVPGARPISGGACPSCRAPIEAGDNFCISCGKQLTATLRKCPQCGGYPESDDRFCIHCGGELMATGG
- a CDS encoding PEP-CTERM sorting domain-containing protein, translated to MVLRRVHIQAALGLFILSILPSPLKAGTLLSSFSLHAGAGPAPCQSTRTQFFLEHDSQGFTHIVTLGQGLRFWGDGEAGFIDFTPSNSPAFSEFAALVSDGQDDFIVSLGYAEGCGGGGPGFMESEMLGGAPDLAGWQLESVRLIVHDITVEAYDPPCDCGPGTRFDANITWEFWGTPVPEPGMLGLLGVVGVGMSRRGRRRGNAFFGNAVFHRESSALRAGM
- the efp gene encoding elongation factor P, whose amino-acid sequence is MPKAIDIRKGQAVIWEDKLWIVHESTRVAKGNWRSYMQLKFKNFKTGQIVDNRFNMDENFESPHVEDRPFEYLYKDGDNFILMDVNNFEQIHASAEIMPDADKYLKGNERVSAKLMDGQVIGVELPNVVELTVTDAPPVVKGATATNQSKEATLETGLVVRVPPFIVNGEVIRVDTRTGEYLERA